In Nicotiana tabacum cultivar K326 chromosome 19, ASM71507v2, whole genome shotgun sequence, one DNA window encodes the following:
- the LOC107760861 gene encoding large ribosomal subunit protein eL14 — MPFKRFVEIGRVALINYGKEYGKLVVIVDVIDQNRALVDAPDMVRSQINFKRLSLTDIKIDIKRIPKKKTLVEAMEAADVKTKWENSSWGRKLIVQKRRAALNDFDRFKLMLAKIKRAGVVRQELAKLKKTAA; from the exons ATG CCGTTCAAGAGGTTCGTGGAGATTGGAAGGGTAGCCTTAATCAACTACGGAAAGGAATATGGCAAGCTGGTCGTTATAGTCGACGTCATCGACCAAAACAGG GCTCTTGTTGATGCTCCCGACATGGTGAGGAGCCAAATTAACTTCAAGAGACTTTCCCTCACAGATATCAAAATTGACATCAAAAGAATCCCAAAGAAGAAGACCTTGGTTGAGGCTATGGAAGCTGCTG ATGTGAAGACCAAGTGGGAGAACAGTTCTTGGGGAAGGAAGTTGATAGTGCAGAAGAGGAGGGCTGCACTTAATGATTTTGACAGGTTCAAGCTTATGTTGGCAAAGATTAAG AGGGCCGGAGTTGTGAGACAAGAGCTTGCAAAGCTTAAGAAGACTGCTGCTTAA